In one window of Duganella dendranthematis DNA:
- a CDS encoding GGDEF domain-containing protein, with translation MTHTATGKLPPQTEHAAPAHDLAAENRALRARMAYLLEQAERNHSIMTRHQAFDLEIVGAGNFPELVGTIFRVLPVISELDSVTLTLIDEDADIRTVMLKLDVVFEDFPGLIFVETLDALGFDLGRRTTYSPIPKPVLGMYDKLRHAPSFPNAPAGLQSVAQVPLLRNKRIIGSLNLGSCDPTRFTPSLGTDFIEHMASIIAICLENVISNEMLKYIGLTDSLTGVYNRRYVDRRLLEEIARARRQQYPISFMYIDIDHFKRVNDTVGHGGGDEVLREVAGRIKNELRTSDALARFGGEEFVVLLIDANLESAAFVAERIRASVAGSMITLSPELQLSVTVSVGVACLEVGTAEGEPVAIARQLIERADSLLYDAKEGGRNRVVSYPAE, from the coding sequence ATGACGCACACCGCAACCGGGAAACTTCCGCCTCAGACAGAGCATGCCGCACCGGCACACGATCTGGCGGCCGAAAACCGGGCTCTGCGCGCCCGCATGGCCTATCTGCTGGAACAGGCCGAACGTAACCATTCGATCATGACGCGCCACCAGGCGTTTGACCTGGAAATCGTTGGCGCCGGCAATTTTCCCGAACTGGTGGGCACTATCTTCCGCGTGCTGCCCGTCATCTCCGAGCTCGACAGCGTGACGCTGACGCTGATCGATGAAGACGCCGATATCCGCACCGTGATGCTGAAGCTGGATGTGGTGTTTGAAGATTTCCCCGGCCTGATTTTTGTCGAAACGCTGGACGCGCTGGGCTTCGACCTAGGCCGCCGCACGACCTATTCGCCGATCCCCAAGCCGGTGCTGGGCATGTACGACAAGCTGCGCCATGCGCCGTCGTTCCCCAATGCGCCGGCTGGTTTGCAAAGCGTGGCGCAGGTGCCGCTGCTGCGCAACAAGCGCATCATCGGCAGCCTTAACCTAGGCAGCTGCGATCCGACCCGGTTTACGCCCAGCCTGGGCACCGACTTCATCGAGCACATGGCGTCGATTATCGCCATCTGCCTGGAAAACGTCATCAGCAATGAGATGCTGAAGTACATCGGGCTGACCGATTCGCTGACCGGCGTCTACAACCGCCGCTACGTCGACCGGCGCTTGCTGGAAGAGATCGCCCGCGCGCGTCGCCAGCAGTATCCGATTTCCTTCATGTACATCGATATCGACCACTTCAAGCGCGTCAACGACACCGTCGGCCACGGCGGCGGCGACGAAGTGCTGCGGGAGGTGGCGGGACGCATCAAGAACGAATTGCGCACGTCGGACGCGCTGGCGCGGTTTGGCGGCGAGGAATTCGTCGTGCTGCTGATCGACGCCAATCTGGAAAGCGCCGCCTTCGTTGCCGAACGTATTCGCGCCAGCGTGGCGGGCAGCATGATTACGCTGTCGCCGGAATTGCAACTGTCGGTGACGGTGTCGGTCGGCGTGGCCTGCCTGGAAGTGGGCACGGCGGAAGGCGAGCCGGTGGCGATCGCCCGCCAGCTGATCGAGCGCGCCGATTCGCTGCTGTACGACGCCAAGGAAGGCGGCCGTAACCGCGTGGTCAGCTACCCGGCTGAGTGA
- a CDS encoding monovalent cation:proton antiporter family protein — protein MTFSPLELTLLLLGSAVLGVVAFRMMHLPPMLGYLTVGILIGPHALGLAEQSETTHGLAEFGVVFLMFSIGLEFSLPKLKAMRGIVFGLGMAQVVLTVIATMIFGWTLATQLPPHLHISWQASFALGGALAMSSTAIVSKMLTERLELESEHGRKIIGILLFQDLAVVPLLILIPSLGERPEALAETLGWASLKAVVVLALLFVVGHKVTRRWFTIVVKRRSQELFMLNLLLVTLSAAWITERAGLSLALGAFVAGMLISETEYKHQVEEDIKPFRDVLLGLFFITIGMLLNLRMVLENWWLVLLLLCAPVVLKFALIAGLAKLFGSSDGVSMRVGLALAQAGEFGFVLLNLASDHHLMDSYLVQVVLASMVLSMLIAPFLIAQSDKIVMKFSSNEWMMQSLQLTKIASRAMSTNKHVIVCGFGRSGQRLATLLAEEKIDYHALDMDPERVQEAQSAGAHVSYGDAGRRESLVAAGIYRASAVVISYADTPSALRVLHQVNELTPSLPVIVRSHDDTDLDRLKAAGAAEVVPEVMEGSLMLASHALVMLGVPLRRVVHRVQAAREERYASLRGYFPGMTDVEEETDPERLHSVTLAGSAGAVGRSLGSVDVESCGAAVTSIRRGKGGLEVSPETVLQAGDVVVLRGGADAVNRAEQRLLR, from the coding sequence ATGACGTTTTCACCCCTCGAATTAACATTGTTGCTTTTGGGAAGTGCCGTGCTCGGCGTGGTGGCTTTCCGCATGATGCACCTGCCGCCGATGCTCGGCTACCTGACAGTCGGCATCCTGATCGGCCCCCACGCGCTGGGGCTTGCCGAGCAAAGCGAAACCACCCACGGTCTGGCCGAGTTCGGCGTGGTGTTCCTGATGTTCTCGATCGGCCTGGAATTCTCCCTCCCCAAACTGAAGGCCATGCGCGGCATTGTATTCGGGCTGGGCATGGCACAGGTGGTGCTGACCGTCATCGCCACCATGATTTTCGGCTGGACGCTGGCCACGCAACTGCCGCCGCATCTGCACATCAGCTGGCAGGCCTCGTTTGCGCTGGGCGGCGCGCTGGCCATGTCGTCCACCGCCATCGTCTCCAAAATGCTGACCGAGCGGCTGGAACTCGAAAGCGAACACGGCCGCAAGATCATCGGCATACTGCTGTTCCAGGATCTGGCGGTGGTGCCGCTGCTGATCCTGATTCCGTCGCTGGGCGAGCGCCCCGAGGCGCTGGCCGAAACGCTCGGCTGGGCCAGCCTGAAGGCGGTGGTGGTGCTGGCCCTGCTGTTCGTGGTCGGCCACAAGGTCACGCGGCGCTGGTTCACCATCGTGGTCAAGCGCCGCTCGCAGGAACTGTTCATGTTGAACCTGCTGCTGGTGACCCTGAGCGCGGCCTGGATCACCGAGCGCGCCGGCCTGTCGCTGGCCCTCGGCGCGTTTGTGGCCGGCATGCTGATCTCCGAGACCGAATACAAGCACCAGGTGGAAGAAGACATCAAACCGTTCCGCGACGTGCTGCTGGGACTGTTCTTCATCACCATCGGCATGCTGCTCAACCTGCGCATGGTGCTGGAAAACTGGTGGCTGGTGCTGTTGCTGCTGTGCGCACCGGTGGTGCTGAAGTTTGCGCTGATCGCCGGCCTGGCCAAGCTGTTCGGCTCGTCGGACGGGGTGTCGATGCGGGTCGGACTGGCGCTGGCGCAGGCCGGCGAGTTCGGCTTCGTGCTGCTGAACCTGGCCTCCGATCATCACCTGATGGACTCGTACCTGGTGCAGGTGGTGCTGGCGTCGATGGTGTTGTCGATGCTGATTGCGCCGTTCCTCATCGCGCAGTCGGACAAGATCGTCATGAAGTTCTCCAGCAATGAGTGGATGATGCAGTCGCTGCAACTGACCAAGATCGCCAGCCGGGCGATGTCGACCAACAAGCATGTGATCGTGTGCGGTTTCGGCCGCAGCGGCCAGCGCCTGGCGACCTTGCTGGCGGAAGAAAAGATCGACTACCACGCGCTGGACATGGACCCGGAGCGGGTGCAGGAAGCGCAAAGCGCCGGCGCCCACGTTTCCTACGGCGATGCAGGCCGGCGCGAGAGTCTGGTGGCGGCCGGCATCTACCGCGCCAGCGCGGTGGTGATTTCGTATGCCGATACACCTTCGGCGCTGCGTGTGCTGCACCAGGTGAACGAGCTGACGCCGTCGTTGCCGGTGATCGTGCGCTCGCATGACGATACCGATCTGGACCGGCTGAAGGCGGCCGGCGCGGCCGAGGTGGTGCCGGAAGTGATGGAAGGCAGCCTTATGCTGGCATCGCACGCGCTGGTGATGCTGGGCGTGCCGCTGCGGCGCGTGGTGCACCGGGTGCAGGCGGCGCGCGAGGAGCGCTATGCGTCGCTGCGCGGCTACTTCCCGGGCATGACGGACGTGGAAGAGGAAACCGACCCGGAGCGCTTGCACTCGGTCACGCTGGCTGGTAGTGCCGGCGCGGTGGGCCGGTCGCTGGGATCGGTGGATGTGGAGAGTTGCGGCGCTGCCGTGACCAGCATCCGGCGCGGTAAAGGTGGATTGGAAGTATCGCCGGAGACCGTACTGCAGGCGGGTGACGTGGTGGTACTGCGCGGCGGCGCCGACGCCGTCAACCGCGCCGAGCAGCGCCTGCTGCGCTGA
- a CDS encoding KpsF/GutQ family sugar-phosphate isomerase has protein sequence MLKVFDAKTALRLARDTLQNEADAINALNARLEQDDSVVQAISLLLNCTGRVVVSGIGKSGHIARKIAATLASTGTPALFVHPAEAAHGDLGMVTRDDTFIAISYSGESSELMTILPVVKRMGSKVIAMTGKPGSSLATIADVHLNVAVAKEACPMNLAPTTSTTVTLALGDALAVALLDLRGFKEEDFARSHPGGALGRRLLTHVKDVMRSGDAVPRVMADVKLTEALLEITQKGMGMTAVVDADGRPVGVFTDGDLRRMIEKVQDFTKVVIGDVMHANPRSISPEKMAVDAVAVMEQFRINQMLVTDADGKLVGALHIHDLTRAKVI, from the coding sequence ATGCTGAAAGTTTTTGATGCAAAAACGGCACTGCGTCTTGCCCGAGATACCCTGCAAAACGAAGCGGACGCCATCAATGCCCTGAACGCCCGCCTGGAACAGGACGACAGCGTGGTGCAGGCCATTTCCCTGCTGCTGAACTGCACCGGCCGCGTGGTCGTGTCCGGTATCGGCAAGTCCGGCCACATCGCGCGCAAGATCGCCGCCACGCTGGCCTCGACCGGCACGCCGGCGCTGTTCGTGCACCCGGCCGAAGCCGCGCACGGCGACCTCGGCATGGTCACCCGCGACGATACCTTTATTGCCATTTCCTATTCCGGCGAGAGCTCGGAACTGATGACTATCCTGCCGGTGGTCAAACGCATGGGCAGCAAGGTCATCGCCATGACCGGCAAGCCGGGCTCCAGCCTGGCCACCATCGCCGACGTGCATTTGAACGTGGCCGTGGCCAAGGAAGCCTGCCCGATGAATCTGGCGCCGACCACCTCGACCACCGTCACGCTGGCGCTGGGCGACGCCCTGGCCGTGGCGCTGCTGGACCTGCGCGGTTTCAAGGAAGAAGATTTTGCCCGCTCGCATCCGGGCGGCGCGCTGGGCCGCCGTCTGCTGACCCACGTCAAGGACGTGATGCGCAGCGGCGATGCGGTGCCGCGCGTGATGGCCGACGTCAAGCTGACCGAGGCGCTGCTGGAAATCACCCAGAAGGGCATGGGCATGACCGCCGTGGTCGATGCCGACGGCAGGCCGGTCGGCGTGTTCACCGACGGCGACCTGCGCCGCATGATTGAAAAAGTGCAGGACTTTACCAAGGTGGTGATCGGCGATGTGATGCACGCCAACCCGCGCAGCATCTCGCCTGAGAAAATGGCGGTAGACGCCGTGGCCGTGATGGAGCAGTTCCGCATCAACCAGATGCTGGTGACCGATGCCGACGGCAAACTGGTCGGCGCGCTGCACATCCATGACCTGACCCGCGCCAAGGTGATCTGA
- a CDS encoding KdsC family phosphatase, protein MTMTYLERAARVKLMIFDVDGVLTDGSLHYGAEGEALKTFNVHDGLGIKLIQEAGIDTAIISARTSPQVIKRAADLGIKHLHQGGHDKLTPFNALLEKTGLTAEQVGFIGDDVVDLPILTRVGFAVAVPNGRKEVLERAHHTTVAHGGRGAVREVCELLMHAQGSYERVMAQFLV, encoded by the coding sequence ATGACGATGACCTATCTGGAGCGCGCTGCGCGCGTCAAGCTGATGATCTTCGACGTCGACGGTGTGCTGACCGACGGCAGCCTGCACTATGGCGCCGAGGGCGAAGCGCTGAAGACCTTTAACGTGCACGACGGCCTGGGTATCAAGCTGATTCAGGAAGCCGGCATCGATACCGCCATCATCAGCGCGCGCACCTCGCCGCAGGTGATCAAGCGCGCGGCCGATCTCGGCATCAAGCACCTGCACCAGGGCGGCCACGACAAGCTGACGCCGTTCAACGCGCTGCTGGAAAAGACCGGCCTCACCGCCGAGCAGGTCGGCTTCATCGGCGACGATGTGGTGGACTTGCCGATCCTCACGCGGGTCGGCTTTGCGGTGGCGGTGCCGAACGGCCGCAAGGAAGTGCTGGAGCGTGCACATCACACTACCGTGGCCCATGGCGGCCGTGGCGCGGTGCGCGAAGTGTGCGAACTGTTGATGCATGCGCAAGGCAGTTACGAGCGCGTGATGGCACAATTCCTGGTTTAG
- the lptC gene encoding LPS export ABC transporter periplasmic protein LptC yields the protein MRKRTAHRWQLTVIMMVGVFVAFGSFWLVQVVDQASQQAQADKFRDEPDYIIDRFSLVRMNEKGQPAYIISGDKLTHHPTDDSSLIDKPYVHSLGGEQPPMNIHADTANVDQGNTRVKLNGNVDVVRPATQLAQELRLKTSTLTVYPDEERMETDAAVDMLSGRSTATGTGMTANNATRQIKLGGRGTITMPPRAAH from the coding sequence ATGCGTAAAAGAACAGCCCATCGCTGGCAACTGACGGTGATCATGATGGTCGGCGTGTTTGTCGCCTTCGGCAGCTTCTGGCTGGTGCAGGTGGTGGACCAGGCCAGCCAGCAGGCGCAGGCCGACAAGTTCCGCGATGAACCGGATTACATCATCGACCGTTTCAGCCTGGTGCGCATGAACGAGAAGGGCCAGCCGGCCTACATCATTTCCGGCGACAAGCTGACCCACCACCCGACCGACGATTCGTCGCTGATCGACAAGCCGTATGTGCACAGCCTGGGCGGCGAGCAGCCGCCGATGAATATCCATGCCGACACCGCCAATGTCGATCAGGGCAATACACGCGTCAAGCTGAATGGTAATGTGGATGTGGTAAGGCCGGCCACGCAGCTGGCGCAGGAACTGCGCCTGAAGACCAGTACGCTGACGGTGTATCCGGACGAAGAACGGATGGAGACCGACGCCGCGGTCGACATGCTCTCCGGGCGCTCGACCGCCACCGGCACCGGCATGACGGCCAACAACGCGACCCGCCAGATCAAGCTGGGCGGCCGCGGAACGATTACGATGCCGCCGCGCGCGGCACATTGA
- the lptA gene encoding lipopolysaccharide transport periplasmic protein LptA, giving the protein MNAFKMSKLMLAATLLLAAAGATYAEKADSSKPTQITFDQLDADDVKQIKTFTGNVVLTRGTLLMKSPKAVVTEDPEGYQYVVLTSGPGVQAIFRQKLDGAGDQWVEGKADRIEYDGKTELVKLFAKAEIKKLEGPKVASQVDGEFISYDSRKEFFAVKNTPSGDSKVGGGQSTMVIQPANKQPVPAAAPAPTTQPAAGK; this is encoded by the coding sequence ATGAACGCATTCAAGATGAGCAAACTGATGCTGGCGGCCACGCTGCTGCTGGCCGCCGCCGGCGCGACCTACGCGGAAAAAGCCGACTCCAGCAAGCCGACCCAGATCACCTTCGACCAGCTGGACGCCGATGACGTCAAGCAGATCAAGACCTTCACCGGCAACGTGGTGCTGACCCGCGGCACGCTGCTGATGAAATCGCCGAAGGCGGTGGTGACCGAAGATCCGGAAGGCTACCAGTACGTGGTGCTGACCAGCGGTCCGGGCGTGCAGGCGATCTTCCGCCAGAAGCTGGACGGCGCCGGCGACCAGTGGGTCGAAGGCAAGGCCGACCGCATCGAATATGACGGCAAGACCGAGCTGGTCAAGCTGTTCGCCAAGGCCGAGATCAAGAAGCTGGAAGGCCCGAAAGTGGCCAGTCAGGTCGACGGCGAATTCATTTCCTACGACAGCCGCAAGGAATTCTTCGCGGTCAAGAACACGCCGAGCGGCGACAGCAAAGTGGGCGGCGGCCAGAGCACCATGGTGATCCAGCCGGCCAACAAGCAGCCGGTACCGGCTGCGGCGCCCGCGCCCACCACGCAGCCTGCGGCGGGGAAATAA
- the lptB gene encoding LPS export ABC transporter ATP-binding protein, with protein sequence MESSCGSTLIVKGLQKTYGKRQVVHDVSLQVECGEVVGLLGPNGAGKTTSFYMIVGLVPSDAGSIDISGVDISSLPIHRRAAMGLSYLPQEASVFRKLTVEENIRAVLEIQKVDGKSLSKAEIEERLNTLLADLQIEKLRENQALSLSGGERRRVEIARALATNPRFVLLDEPFAGVDPIAVIEIQRIVRFLKERNIGVLITDHNVRETLGICDRAYIINQGSVLASGRPDDIIANESVRRVYLGEHFRM encoded by the coding sequence ATGGAATCATCCTGCGGTAGCACCCTGATCGTCAAAGGCCTGCAAAAGACCTACGGCAAGCGCCAGGTGGTGCATGACGTGTCGTTGCAGGTCGAGTGCGGCGAAGTGGTCGGCCTGCTGGGCCCGAACGGCGCCGGCAAGACCACCTCGTTCTACATGATCGTCGGCCTGGTGCCGTCGGACGCCGGCAGCATCGACATCAGCGGCGTCGATATCTCGTCGCTGCCGATCCACCGGCGCGCGGCGATGGGCTTGTCGTACCTGCCGCAAGAAGCGTCGGTGTTCCGCAAGCTGACGGTGGAAGAAAATATTCGCGCTGTCCTCGAAATTCAAAAAGTGGACGGCAAGTCTTTATCCAAGGCTGAAATTGAAGAACGGCTGAATACCCTGCTGGCCGATTTGCAAATCGAGAAGTTGCGCGAGAACCAGGCGCTGTCGCTGTCCGGTGGCGAACGCCGCCGGGTGGAGATCGCCCGCGCGCTGGCGACTAACCCGCGCTTTGTGCTGCTCGATGAACCTTTCGCCGGGGTCGACCCGATTGCCGTGATTGAGATCCAGCGCATCGTGCGCTTCCTCAAGGAACGCAATATCGGCGTCCTCATTACCGATCACAATGTGCGCGAGACGCTGGGCATCTGCGACCGCGCATATATCATCAACCAGGGCTCGGTGCTGGCATCAGGCCGTCCGGACGACATCATCGCCAATGAATCGGTGCGTCGCGTCTACCTGGGTGAACACTTCAGAATGTAA
- a CDS encoding RNA polymerase factor sigma-54 has protein sequence MKQSLQLRTSQHLALTPQLQQSIRLLQLSTLELHQELEQLLTDNPLLERLDDPLDHSLRLLGDGAINQQAPAGDAPAEGPPGEAPAAEADNYEAPGADTESTTPDADIDWGDAGRSKNSDDEDARPQLEAHHCTLRDHLMEQMRVTVLEMRDRALVELIIDALDENGYLEEALEEIHARLPEELEVEIEELQTALKLLQSFDPMGVGARNAAECLAIQIKRLPGVPLVTRRMALAIVENHLTWFAQRDFNKLKKALLCDDEDLREAQTVIRQCNPHPGAAFASDVSDYVVPDVIVKKSRNGWQVSLNNDVMPRLRVNAMYANLLKQGKGEGAMGAQLQEAKWLIKNMRQRFDTILRVAQAIVERQKNFFSHGAVAMRPLVLREIADTLGLHESTISRVTTQKYMLTPHGMFELKYFFGSHVATEAGGEASSTAIRALIVQLTGAEDPKNPLSDSKIADMLGEQGMVIARRTVAKYREALKIPPVSLRKSL, from the coding sequence ATGAAACAGTCTTTGCAACTGCGCACGTCGCAGCATCTCGCGTTGACGCCACAGTTGCAGCAGTCGATCCGGCTGCTGCAATTGTCGACGCTGGAGCTGCACCAGGAACTAGAACAGCTGCTGACCGATAACCCGCTGCTGGAGCGTCTTGACGACCCGCTGGATCACTCGCTGCGCCTGCTGGGCGATGGCGCCATCAACCAACAGGCGCCGGCCGGTGACGCGCCCGCCGAAGGCCCGCCAGGCGAGGCGCCGGCGGCCGAAGCCGACAATTACGAGGCGCCCGGCGCCGACACCGAAAGCACCACGCCCGACGCCGACATCGACTGGGGAGACGCCGGCCGCAGCAAGAACAGCGACGACGAGGATGCGCGGCCGCAGCTGGAAGCGCATCACTGCACGCTGCGCGACCATCTGATGGAACAGATGCGCGTGACGGTGCTGGAAATGCGCGACCGCGCGCTGGTCGAACTGATCATCGACGCGCTCGACGAAAACGGCTACCTGGAAGAAGCGCTGGAAGAGATCCACGCGCGCCTGCCGGAAGAACTGGAAGTCGAGATCGAGGAATTGCAGACCGCGCTGAAGCTGCTGCAAAGCTTCGATCCGATGGGGGTCGGCGCGCGCAATGCGGCCGAGTGCCTGGCGATCCAAATCAAGCGCTTGCCCGGCGTGCCGTTGGTGACCCGGCGCATGGCGCTGGCCATCGTGGAAAACCATCTGACCTGGTTTGCGCAGCGCGATTTCAACAAGCTGAAAAAAGCGCTGCTGTGCGATGACGAAGATCTGCGCGAAGCACAGACCGTGATCCGCCAGTGCAATCCGCACCCGGGCGCGGCGTTCGCATCGGACGTGTCTGACTACGTGGTGCCGGACGTGATCGTCAAGAAGTCGCGCAACGGCTGGCAGGTCAGCCTGAACAACGACGTCATGCCGCGCCTGCGCGTCAACGCCATGTACGCCAACCTGCTCAAGCAGGGCAAGGGTGAAGGCGCGATGGGCGCGCAGCTGCAGGAGGCCAAGTGGCTGATCAAGAATATGCGGCAGCGTTTCGACACGATCCTGCGCGTGGCACAGGCGATAGTAGAAAGACAAAAGAACTTTTTCTCGCACGGCGCGGTCGCCATGCGCCCCCTTGTGCTTCGCGAAATTGCTGATACACTGGGTTTACACGAGAGCACAATTTCTCGCGTAACAACTCAAAAATATATGCTGACCCCGCACGGCATGTTTGAGTTGAAATATTTCTTTGGTAGCCATGTCGCCACCGAAGCTGGCGGGGAAGCAAGTTCGACGGCGATACGCGCTTTGATCGTGCAATTGACAGGAGCTGAAGACCCGAAAAATCCTTTATCCGACAGTAAGATTGCGGACATGCTGGGAGAACAGGGCATGGTGATTGCGCGACGCACTGTTGCCAAATATCGCGAAGCTCTCAAGATCCCGCCAGTCAGTCTCCGCAAGTCTTTGTAG
- the hpf gene encoding ribosome hibernation-promoting factor, HPF/YfiA family has protein sequence MNLTISGHHLEVTAAIREYVQNKLERVTRHFDQVIDIAVILTVDNLKEKEKRQKAEINLRMSGKTVYVESLSQDLYAAIDTLIDKLDRQVMKYKAKVQGHDRDAIKHMPDPDSYETAAAA, from the coding sequence ATGAATCTCACCATCAGTGGACATCATCTCGAAGTGACCGCAGCGATTCGCGAGTACGTACAGAACAAGCTGGAGCGGGTCACCCGCCACTTTGATCAAGTGATTGATATTGCTGTCATCCTGACCGTAGATAACCTTAAAGAGAAAGAGAAACGCCAGAAGGCTGAAATCAACCTGCGTATGTCCGGCAAGACCGTCTACGTGGAGAGCCTGTCGCAAGACCTGTACGCCGCCATCGATACGCTGATCGATAAGCTGGATCGGCAGGTCATGAAATACAAAGCCAAAGTCCAGGGCCATGATCGCGATGCGATCAAGCACATGCCCGATCCGGACAGCTACGAAACCGCTGCCGCCGCCTGA
- a CDS encoding alginate lyase family protein encodes MVKRLTSFFVLALAGHVAAAACDTPPPARIDIDANSYYSDAHHSVIDPVLRAKNIANTKPIEDFLAHVAKDANAGGDAACAVSWLASWGEQKAMLGKLSSEQAYYVRKWTLGGLALNYARVQTQATPVQRAVIESWFKALANATMAHSDTKKGGRNNHYYWEGLAVTAVGGVTGDVRYLDWGRKVFAHAMSQVAADGSLPAEMERAGKALHYHVFAVTPLVMMASILDLHDARLDKVVNFTVAASADPSGIARITGVEQEPVGSREVTLVYNRHEGKAAPAAGKPLWQPRLGGALDVPNPLEHLK; translated from the coding sequence ATGGTTAAACGTTTAACTTCATTCTTCGTGCTGGCGCTGGCCGGTCACGTTGCCGCTGCCGCGTGCGATACACCGCCGCCGGCCCGCATCGACATCGACGCCAACAGCTATTACTCGGATGCGCATCACTCGGTGATCGATCCGGTCCTGCGCGCCAAAAATATCGCCAACACCAAGCCGATCGAAGATTTCCTGGCGCATGTGGCCAAGGATGCCAATGCCGGCGGCGATGCGGCCTGTGCGGTGTCCTGGCTGGCCAGCTGGGGTGAGCAGAAGGCTATGCTGGGCAAGCTGTCCAGCGAACAGGCCTACTACGTACGCAAGTGGACGCTGGGCGGCTTGGCGCTGAATTACGCACGCGTGCAGACACAGGCGACGCCGGTGCAGCGCGCCGTCATCGAAAGCTGGTTCAAGGCCCTGGCCAACGCCACCATGGCGCATTCGGACACCAAGAAGGGCGGCCGCAACAATCACTACTATTGGGAAGGTCTGGCGGTGACTGCGGTAGGCGGCGTCACCGGCGATGTCCGCTACCTCGACTGGGGCCGCAAGGTGTTTGCGCATGCGATGTCGCAGGTGGCGGCGGACGGTTCGCTGCCGGCCGAGATGGAGCGCGCTGGCAAGGCCTTGCACTATCACGTGTTTGCCGTCACGCCGCTGGTGATGATGGCTTCGATTCTGGACCTGCACGATGCGCGGCTGGACAAGGTGGTGAACTTTACCGTGGCGGCATCGGCCGATCCTTCCGGTATCGCGCGCATCACCGGCGTGGAGCAGGAACCGGTCGGCAGCCGCGAGGTGACGCTGGTGTACAACCGCCACGAGGGCAAGGCCGCGCCCGCCGCCGGGAAGCCGCTGTGGCAGCCGCGTCTGGGTGGCGCGCTGGACGTGCCCAACCCGCTGGAGCATCTGAAGTAG
- a CDS encoding enoyl-CoA hydratase/isomerase family protein has product MSEYIHTSVSNGTGLIVLDRPKALNSLSLEMVRAITRALRCWRDDDSVAAVLVRSSSEKAFCAGGDIRFFHDVGRATPQGGSALLEDFFTEEYSLNHLVHFYPKPYIALMDGVVMGGGMGIAQGGVRIVTDKTKMAMPEVNIGLFPDVGGSYFLSRAPGALGYYLGVTGVTINAADALYAGLADHYAPLADRAELEKLLAATPGAQLRDAIATYAAAHDAGASALAADRAAIDQHFSAGSVPAIIASLQADSSEFAAKTLQVMTTRSPLMMSVTHELIKRGAALDVAGCLRMERTLVRHNFENGEVIEGVRALVIDKDNAPQWQPATLAEVTSEMVQRFFQPVWPDYAHPLRRL; this is encoded by the coding sequence ATGAGCGAATATATCCACACCAGTGTTAGCAACGGCACCGGCTTGATCGTGCTGGACCGGCCCAAGGCCCTCAACTCTTTGTCGCTGGAGATGGTGCGCGCGATCACGCGCGCGCTGCGTTGCTGGCGCGATGACGACAGCGTCGCCGCCGTGCTGGTGCGCAGCAGCAGCGAGAAAGCGTTCTGCGCGGGTGGCGACATCCGCTTTTTCCATGACGTCGGCCGCGCAACGCCGCAGGGCGGCAGTGCGCTGCTGGAAGATTTCTTTACCGAGGAATATTCGCTAAATCATTTAGTCCATTTTTATCCCAAGCCCTACATCGCCTTGATGGACGGCGTGGTGATGGGCGGCGGCATGGGCATCGCGCAGGGCGGCGTGCGCATCGTCACCGACAAGACCAAGATGGCGATGCCGGAAGTGAACATCGGCCTGTTTCCGGACGTGGGCGGCAGCTATTTCCTGTCGCGTGCGCCGGGAGCGCTGGGGTACTACCTGGGCGTGACGGGTGTAACGATCAACGCCGCCGACGCGCTGTACGCCGGCCTGGCCGACCACTACGCGCCGCTGGCGGACCGTGCCGAACTGGAGAAGCTGCTGGCTGCCACGCCAGGCGCCCAATTGCGCGACGCCATCGCCACCTACGCCGCCGCGCATGACGCCGGCGCCAGTGCACTGGCTGCCGACCGCGCCGCCATCGACCAGCACTTCAGCGCCGGCTCCGTGCCCGCCATCATCGCCTCGCTGCAAGCCGACAGCAGCGAATTCGCGGCGAAGACACTGCAAGTGATGACGACGCGCTCGCCGTTGATGATGTCCGTCACGCACGAGCTGATCAAGCGCGGCGCCGCACTGGATGTGGCCGGCTGCCTGCGCATGGAACGCACGCTGGTGCGCCACAACTTTGAAAACGGCGAAGTGATCGAAGGCGTGCGCGCGCTGGTGATCGACAAAGACAACGCCCCGCAATGGCAACCCGCCACCCTGGCGGAAGTCACATCAGAGATGGTGCAACGCTTCTTCCAGCCAGTCTGGCCAGACTACGCCCACCCGCTGCGAAGATTATGA